GATCACCGACTCGATAAGCATCCCCGCACGAGTGCGGAAGAGGAGCTTCGACGCCCCGTCCTGCTGCGAGTCGTTGCGGCAATGCAGTTCCAGCGGGTGGAGACCGACGCGGCGAAGGAACTCCTCGCGCACGTCGGCAGGTAACTCCGTCGCCGCATCGGCGTCGGCTCGGCCATGCTTCAGCAGGGCATTTCGGTAACGGCGCAGCGCGTGGGGATCAAACCGCAACTCATGGCGGAGCCGGTCGATCGCTGGCGTGTCGTAGATGCTTAGTTCGCTTGACATTTCAATTCGGGGAGGATTTCACGCAAAGGCGCGAAGGCGCAAAGGAATACGCTTGATAGTTAGTCTTCTTCTTTGCGCCTTCGCGCCTTTGCGTGAGACCTGCATTTTTCTAAGCGAGAGCTACCTTGTGAGCAGCCCCCGGTTGGTCCTGCACGTACCGCGGCACCGCATAGCCTGGCAGACGGCGGCGGAGTTCTTTCATGATCTCGCGGCCCCGTTCCACGCTCACTTCAAAGTGGGCTGATCCGCGGACGCGGTCGAGTTGGTTCAAATAGTACGGCGTCACGCCGAGGTCGATCAGCCGCAGGTTGAGGTCGGCTTGGGCGTCGACCGTGTCGTTCACGCCGCGGAGCAGCACCGCCTGGTTGAGCAGTAGCACGCCCGCCTCGCGGAGGCGGCGGAGCGCGGCGGCCACCTCGGCGTCGAGCTCCTGGGCGTGGTTCGAGTGAATCACCATCACCGGCGTCAGCCTAGTGCCGGTGAGCCAAGCGAGCAGCTCGTCGTTTACCCGCGAGGGGATCATCACCGGCAGGCGGGTGTGGATCCGCAGCCGGCGGAGGTGCGGGATCGCAGCGAACTGCTCCGCAAGCCGCGCCAACCGAGAATCGACCACCGTGAGCGGGTCGCCGCCGCTGAGAATGATCTCCTCGATCGTCGGATCGTTGCGGAGCGTCTCGACCGCCCCTGCCCACACCCGTTCGTTGGGGGGCGACTCGTCATACGGAAAATGGCGGCGGAAGCAGTAGCGGCAATGGATCGCACAGGCGCCGGTCACCACCATCAGGGCCCGGCCGGCGTACTTCTGCAGTAGCCCCGGGCGAAGGGCGAATGCGGCGTCCTCGACCGGGTCGTCGGTGAACCCGACCACTGACTCGGTCTCGGCCGCGGCGGGCCAAACTTGGCGGAACAGCGGGTCGGCCAGGTTCCCCCGTTCGATCCGGCGGAGGTAGCTGGGGGGCACGAACAGCGGGAAATCAGCCCCTGCGGCAGCCGCTTCAGCCGCCAATTCCGCCGGCAAACCGAGGGCCTCGAACAACCGCCGGGGGTCTCGAATCGAGTCGCGCAGCTCCCGCTGCCACGGGGCCGAGGTGGCCGTAGAACGGGCGCGGACAGCCGATTCTGGAGAGGTTAGAATGCTCAATTCGGTTTGCGGCAAGGGCTTCGCGTAAGGGGAGTCGCTGCGCGGCCAAACGACCATTATGCGTGACGGCTAGCCGGACCGCCACGCGGTCCGGGTCCGGAGGGCGTGGCCCTCCGGCTAGGGAGCGAACGCGCTCCGCACCTAGCTCCAACTAATAGAGACACTTTTTCAGTCGGACGACAGGAAGCAAATCAGTGGGAACTTACTCGACCAGCGATTTCCGGAAGGGCCTGAAGGTTCAGATCGACGGTATCCCGTACCTCATGATCGAAATGAACTTCCGCAAGCCGGGCAAGGGCAACGCCCTGTACGAATGCAAGTTGCGGAACCTGCTTCGCGGCACGGTGATGGACAAGACCTACCGCGCGGGCCAGACGCTCGAATCGGCCGACGTGTCGGAATTCAACGCCCAATATCTCTACCGTCAGGGCGAAGAGTTCGTGTTCATGAAGAACGACGACTACGAGCAGTACGAGATGTCGGCCGAGTCGGTCGGCGACGCCTGGAAGTTCCTGAAGGACAACATGGACTGCCAGTTGGTGGTTTACAACAACATGGCGATCGCGGTGACGCCGC
This sequence is a window from Lacipirellula parvula. Protein-coding genes within it:
- the epmB gene encoding EF-P beta-lysylation protein EpmB; amino-acid sequence: MSILTSPESAVRARSTATSAPWQRELRDSIRDPRRLFEALGLPAELAAEAAAAGADFPLFVPPSYLRRIERGNLADPLFRQVWPAAAETESVVGFTDDPVEDAAFALRPGLLQKYAGRALMVVTGACAIHCRYCFRRHFPYDESPPNERVWAGAVETLRNDPTIEEIILSGGDPLTVVDSRLARLAEQFAAIPHLRRLRIHTRLPVMIPSRVNDELLAWLTGTRLTPVMVIHSNHAQELDAEVAAALRRLREAGVLLLNQAVLLRGVNDTVDAQADLNLRLIDLGVTPYYLNQLDRVRGSAHFEVSVERGREIMKELRRRLPGYAVPRYVQDQPGAAHKVALA
- the efp gene encoding elongation factor P, encoding MGTYSTSDFRKGLKVQIDGIPYLMIEMNFRKPGKGNALYECKLRNLLRGTVMDKTYRAGQTLESADVSEFNAQYLYRQGEEFVFMKNDDYEQYEMSAESVGDAWKFLKDNMDCQLVVYNNMAIAVTPPNHVVLKVEYCEPGAKGNTATNVTKPCKLETGAEILAPAFINIGDFLRIDTRTGEYIERAKDPDA